CTTTTTATTGAAGATTTTGCTGAATTATTTTCACAAAAGGGATAGATGTAATTGTAATATAAACATATGTAGCCAACACGGTTAGGTTTAGGCATTAAAGAAGTGAAAATAAGATAGGAATAAGAGTGTTTGTTTGagttggatagaaatgagaatgagaagaaaaaaaaacctcacattatcttattctatttttcttaaataatttttccacaACCCTTTTTAgtaataaagtattttaattaaatagtaaTGATAATAGAATAGTAAAATCATAActtttatatgattattttcCGAGAGTTGTACTTATTTAATATCTTTCATCATTTCGGCTTTTAAGTATTTTCTAGCAAAAACACCCTAACTAACAATACCCGGAATGTATTTTAATCTTGGGACATTTTGGAacacaaaattgaaaattcataaaCATAATCTACACTTGTGTAGTAGTTCTTGTTTCGGTTTTGTCTTTGGTAAAAAGGTTCTGCACCGTTATTGTATACTTGAATTGAAAGCTTTTTACAGCATGGTTTTGTCTGGGATTGAATTATTCATGTTACCTCCCACCCCACTCCATGCAGCAGCCATTCTCGCTTCTCTTTCTCAACTTCACACGACGCCATTCCATTTTCTACCCTTCAACCACCCAACCCTTTTACTACTTCAACCAAATGTACaatatcaaacaaaatttttcattctctcctttcttttcttttcctcagCTCCACCACTGCAACGTCGGAGCTTGTTCATCAGAAAAGAAATTGCAGGCCTCATCGGCGCTGAAGAAGTTGTGCTCCTCCATCTTCACCACGTACTGCGCCTGATACGCTTTCTGAAACTGCAAACAGTTCATCGAGGAAGATTCCGGTGACAGCAAGAGATGTTCGGTTATGGGGCTGCAGTGGTTCTCTTCGTTCAAGATCGCGCTCGAATCGCTGTCGGAAGAACCGTCTTTGAAGTCCACTGGGAAGAGCGAAGCGCCTCCGAAACAAGCactgttcttgttgttgtttaaACACTCGTAGTTCAACTGATCCTCGGATTCCGAACTAGGCTCGCTCTTACTTTGTTGTTCCATCGTTGTTTTGTCGTCCGAGTCAGGCATCATTATCTCCTCCTTCACGGAAACACCGCTTCCAGTGTTCTCTTCCTCCAGCCTCGATTTCAGTTCCTTTATCTGCAAACACCATCCAATTTCAAAACACACTCTACAACACTCAAACAAAAACATTCCCAAGTAAATTCTAGGAAAATTAGATAGGTTTTTGttcaagaaaaaattaagaCAACTTTTAAAAccagatttaaaaataatctgACTGAGATTAATTTTTACTTAAGGAAAGAAATTGACTTTCGTTTCCAACCTTCTGATGAAAAAGTATATGCTTAAAAGAAACTATCGTTCTTGTCAACGAATATTAATTACCAGTGAggatttataacaaaattaacagaaattgaaaattggACGAGGAGCTTTGTGAGTAAATCTTGACGAAATGGGTCAACTTGCTTTTATTCTGAGAGCAAAGATggttaaaaaaagtaaaatttaacaTGCACTTTTGTTTTATCGTTAAAAAGTAATTACCCAGAGTTGTTTTAGTTAAAtccaaaataaagtattattattgtaCCTGCTTCCGTAAAGCTTCGTTGTCGTGATTGAGGGTGTCATAGTTAAGCTTGAGGGcatcaaaattggctttgaGGACACCGTAATCTCTCTCCAATTGTTTGGTTTTCCACCTTGCTCGACGGTTTTGGAACCAGACAGCTACTTGTCTAGGTTGCAGCCCAAGTTCTTGGGCAAGTTTGACCTTCCTCTCAGGTTCAAGCTTGTTTTCAACCTCGAAGTTCTTCTCCAAAGCCTTCACTTGATCTACACTCAGTCGCCGTTTTTTCTCAGATTGATGTCCCACTTCTTCAACACACCCTTCCTCGTCAAGCCCCTCAAGCATCATCGATTGGAACTCCCTACCATACACGTGCTGTTGGCAGTTTCTCGTACTGTGTTCCTCTAAATCATTACAAATCacagataaatataataatgattagTACTAGTATATCTATACAAAACCGACATGATTAAAACAAGGATCTTGGATCTATGAGCTAATTATTATCACCTGTTGATGGACAAACTGTGATCAGGGGAGTGGAAGAAGAATCTGAACTGCTAAGTCTCTTCATAGGAACGAAAGATGGGATCTtattaaaagaagaaagtgtTTTGATCCACTTTATTGTTGGTGGTCAATGTCTTTAAGATCTCAAAACAAAGCTGAGAAGACAAggtttaattttcattcaaaaggAACCATGGAAAAAGAACTAACTTGTATTAAACAGCACCTATATTTACAATCTTGTAAGCAGCTATACAAGTACCACTTATCTCCACCAACACCCTTTTTTCCTTGCTTTCTTACCACCTCCTCAACTTCTTTAcccatcaaaattttcatacaGGAAAAGCAAAACCACACAGACAAGCCAATTTtttctcaaaacaaaacaaaaacacacgCAAAGATGCTATAAAATTCTTCTCCACTGTATCATTTAGCAtggttaaatataaaaagtgggagaaagaaaaagttcGTTCATCAATtatgaacaaaaacaaagaaacaaactAGAGAATGATGAATATAGCATGAGACTAGAAAATGGTGAAGTATTTTCACAACCCGGTAGAGTTTCCTAATTGCACTCGCTTTATATAAACCCAACCGGAGATAGAATCTGACTGGGGTTAGGTGGATTGCTACTGCGGTTAGCTTTCAAATGAAAATGAACCCAAATTCAATCCAAATGCAACTTTTCGTCACCGGTTGTAGCCCGTTGCACTTCCGGTTTCTTTCGACCGTTTAGTGACAGTGATATTTCTTCGGCTTAGATCCTAACAACAgcaattaattgattaataattaattagttgtGTATACGGCTCGGCTCCCTCGGTTTAGCTGACTCAAGATTTGGGTTGGTCAGCGTATCACGCTCCTGCAACGGacacttttaaataattctgAGGGTGAtatttacttattaaaaaattatcaaaacaatattttgtaTTTAGCTAAAAAGACATATATCAGAAATCTGTCTGGTTGATAACAGatttgaaaccctaaaaaaTCTAGTCTGAAATGTGTATATTTCAAATGTAACAAAATTCCAATTCAATGAACTAAAGTATGCATGAATTACTATAAACTAAATCACACTCAAAATCTACTCCTTATGAATTAAAAGAACATTACACGTGTTATTCTATTtgatttaaatgttaattttcattttaaagtaaaaattattatttagttatatatttatattaattttatcccaaaacataattttttttttaaattctaaggtaactaatagttttttaatactaattaatatatttaacttcttacaaaaccaaaaatatGTTATGTTCAAGTTTGTGcctaaaaaaaactatataaaataaatttccatattttaaattagaaataaaaaaagtctTGCTTTGAAAGATTATGTAAAGAATTAATCTTACTTATATAACTAGGGCATTATTGTAAgaacatttattttttgtaactCTTAGTTAATTTAATGCTTCCTCATTTGTTTTGATAAAAAGTAGTTTGATTTAGAATAGATAATGATTTATTCATTAgccataaaatattatatatatatatatatatatatatatatatatatatatatatatatataaataagattattatcattgtcaaattatttaatgtgttgcaatttaaaaaaatttacatgagTTTGTTGTATTAAAAAGTGGTTTAATCTGAATCTAGTAATGAACAATCTTTTAGTGCCTGGATTTGAAGTCTACTATATGCATAAAGGAGTTACCTTAGGCAGATAAAAGAGAATTATCTGGGACCAATACATGGGTTTGGGATGCAAAAGATACTATAATCTAGAGTTTTAGgtgttttcaatatttgaaatatataatttgatggTTCAACTACTGATGTTCATATTACAAGAACTAGGAACCACTCATGTATATCTGAACATATATCTTATACTGAACATCAAACTGTTTATTTTCGAATTTGTGGCATTGCtgctttaaataattaacatcatATAGAGACTCATCCTCATTGCACACTATTTAGGTTTAGGTTTAATAGTTATTCACGTCATATCTTTTAAGCCACACGGAAGAAGTTTCCATACATTGTTGGAAAAAATTTGATAACTTTTAGCATATATTAATGTctatttttttgtgatttaatttgttcttttcatttcagtttataaaaaaaattaccatttCATCATGtaagttaaattataatttttcttaaacattCTATATTAACTcgaaataagataaatttatgctacataaatgaatataaattttacaaattttattttataagtaaattttgtataatttagttatttttaaaatttatttttaaaatgatatcaGAATTAcataatcattattttaaagataaatatcatattaattcaATATGATATCATAATCATCTAAAATGTATCTATCATATTTCAATTATCGGACA
This sequence is a window from Vigna angularis cultivar LongXiaoDou No.4 chromosome 2, ASM1680809v1, whole genome shotgun sequence. Protein-coding genes within it:
- the LOC108329705 gene encoding homeobox-leucine zipper protein ATHB-6, with product MKRLSSSDSSSTPLITVCPSTEEHSTRNCQQHVYGREFQSMMLEGLDEEGCVEEVGHQSEKKRRLSVDQVKALEKNFEVENKLEPERKVKLAQELGLQPRQVAVWFQNRRARWKTKQLERDYGVLKANFDALKLNYDTLNHDNEALRKQIKELKSRLEEENTGSGVSVKEEIMMPDSDDKTTMEQQSKSEPSSESEDQLNYECLNNNKNSACFGGASLFPVDFKDGSSDSDSSAILNEENHCSPITEHLLLSPESSSMNCLQFQKAYQAQYVVKMEEHNFFSADEACNFFSDEQAPTLQWWS